The Glycine soja cultivar W05 chromosome 6, ASM419377v2, whole genome shotgun sequence genome has a window encoding:
- the LOC114417298 gene encoding homeobox-leucine zipper protein HDG2-like isoform X1 yields MQAVIMMNPARNMPSMIARNNNNVGGFFGSSSSPFTLAQPNLMDALEMGQNTPESEIPRIREDEFDSATKSGSENHEGASGEDQDPRPNKKKRYHRHTQHQIQEMEAFFKECPHPDDKQRKELSRELGLEPLQVKFWFQNKRTQMKTQHERHENTNLRTENEKLRADNMRYREALSNASCPNCGGPTAIGEMSFDEHHLRLENARLREEIDRISAIAAKYVGKPVVNYSNISPSLPPRPLEIGVGGAGFGGQPGIGVDMYGAGDLLRSISGPTEADKPIIIELAVAAMEELIGMAQMGEPLWLTTLDGTSTMLNEDEYIRSFPRGIGPKPSGFKCEASRETAVVIMNHVNLVEILMDVNQWSTVFSGIVSRAMTLEVLSTGVAGNYNGALQVMTAELQLPTPLVPTRESYFVRYCKQHGDGTWAVVDVSLDNLRPSPSARCRRRPSGCLIQEMPNGYSKVTWVEHVEVDDRGVHNLYKQLVSSGHAFGAKRLVATLDRQCERLASAMATNIPTVDVGVITNQEGRKSMMKLAERMVISFCAGVSASTAHTWTTLSGTGADDVRVMTRKSVDDPGRPPGIVLSAATSFWLPVPPKRVFDFLRDENSRNEWDILSNGGVVQEMAHIANGRDTGNCVSLLRVNSANSSQSNMLILQESCTDSTGSFVIYAPVDIVAMNVVLNGGDPDYVALLPSGFAILPDGTTSHGSGGGVIGETSPSSGSLLTVAFQILVDSVPTAKLSLGSVATVNNLIACTVERIKASLSGEPA; encoded by the exons ATGCAAGCCGTTATTATGATGAATCCGGCGAGAAACATGCCTTCGATGATAGCAAGGAACAACAACAACGTTGGAGGGTTTTTTGGATCATCTTCATCACCTTTCACTCTTGCCCAG CCGAACCTGATGGACGCGTTGGAGATGGGTCAGAACACTCCCGAGAGTGAGATTCCTCGAATCCGTGAGGATGAGTTCGACAGTGCCACCAAGTCCGGTAGTGAAAACCATGAAGGTGCCTCCGGTGAAGACCAAGACCCTCGTCCCAACAAAAAGAAACGTTACCACCGCCACACCCAACACCAGATCCAAGAAATGGAAGC TTTTTTCAAGGAGTGTCCGCACCCAGATGATAAGCAAAGGAAGGAACTGAGCAGGGAATTAGGGTTAGAGCCATTGCAGGTTAAGTTTTGGTTTCAGAACAAGCGTACTCAGATGAAG ACACAACACGAGCGGCACGAGAATACAAATCTTAGAACCGAAAACGAGAAGCTTCGAGCAGATAACATGAGGTATAGGGAGGCACTTAGCAATGCTTCGTGTCCCAATTGTGGTGGACCAACTGCTATAGGAGAAATGTCATTCGATGAACATCACTTGAGACTTGAAAACGCAAGGCTAAGAGAAGAG ATTGATCGGATTTCAGCAATTGCTGCAAAGTATGTAGGGAAGCCTGTGGtgaattattcaaatatttctccttctctccctcctcGTCCATTAGAAATTGGTGTTGGTGGTGCTGGTTTTGGAGGCCAACCAGGGATTGGTGTGGACATGTATGGAGCTGGGGATCTTCTTAGGTCAATCAGTGGACCCACTGAAGCTGATAAGCCAATAATCATAGAGCTAGCTGTTGCAGCTATGGAGGAGCTTATTGGAATGGCACAAATGGGTGAGCCTCTTTGGTTAACTACACTTGATGGCACATCCACTATGCTCAATGAGGATGAGTACATTAGGTCTTTTCCTCGAGGTATTGGTCCAAAACCTAGTGGCTTCAAATGTGAAGCTTCAAGAGAAACTGCTGTTGTTATCATGAACCATGTCAACCTCGTTGAGATTCTCATGGATGTG AACCAATGGTCCACAGTGTTCTCTGGTATAGTCTCAAGAGCCATGACTCTAGAAGTGTTATCAACAGGGGTTGCCGGGAACTACAATGGTGCCTTACAAGTG ATGACAGCAGAACTACAACTACCTACACCACTTGTGCCAACTCGTGAGAGTTATTTTGTAAGGTATTGTAAGCAACATGGAGATGGGACTTGGGCTGTTGTGGATGTTTCTTTGGATAATTTGCGCCCAAGTCCTTCAGCCAGATGTAGAAGAAGGCCTTCTGGCTGCCTAATTCAAGAAATGCCAAATGGCTATTCAAAG GTCACATGGGTTGAGCATGTGGAAGTGGATGATAGAGGTGTTCACAATCTTTACAAGCAGCTTGTTAGCTCCGGACATGCATTTGGTGCAAAACGTTTGGTGGCAACCTTAGATCGACAATGTGAAAGACTCGCTAGTGCCATGGCAACAAACATTCCCACTGTAGATGTTGGTG TGATAACAAACCAAGAAGGGAGAAAAAGCATGATGAAGCTGGCTGAAAGAATGGTGATAAGCTTTTGTGCTGGAGTGAGTGCTTCCACTGCTCACACATGGACAACACTCTCAGGGACAGGTGCTGATGATGTAAGGGTTATGACTCGAAAGAGTGTGGATGACCCTGGAAGACCCCCTGGCATTGTTCTCAGTGCTGCCACTTCTTTTTGGCTTCCTGTTCCTCCTAAACGAGTCTTTGACTTCCTCCGTGACGAAAACTCTAGGAATGAG TGGGATATTCTTTCCAATGGTGGAGTTGTCCAAGAAATGGCACACATTGCAAACGGAAGAGACACTGGAAACTGTGTATCTCTACTACGAGTAAAT AGTGCAAATTCAAGCCAGAGCAACATGTTGATATTACAAGAGAGTTGCACCGATTCAACAGGCTCTTTTGTAATTTATGCTCCAGTGGACATTGTTGCGATGAATGTGGTTCTAAACGGTGGAGACCCAGATTATGTGGCACTTCTTCCTTCAGGGTTTGCTATTCTCCCAGATGGAACCACATCGCATGGAAGTGGTGGTGGCGTCATTGGCGAAACTAGCCCTAGTAGTGGATCTCTCTTAACTGTTGCCTTTCAAATATTGGTCGATTCTGTTCCAACCGCTAAGCTTTCTCTTGGATCTGTGGCCACTGTCAACAATCTCATTGCATGCACTGTTGAGAGAATCAAGGCTTCTTTGTCTGGTGAACCTGCTTGA
- the LOC114417299 gene encoding putative UPF0481 protein At3g02645, which translates to MAYNGDVVRINVAEMLEGARAPVTTECCIYKVPFNIRRHNEEAYTPEVFSIGPFHHRHPRLQDMQKHKLFYSKAFLQRTQTTSDSFIGKIEEMEPEFRRSYSHTLEFSKEQLVKIIFVDCAFILELFCRVGSGEWKEDMHLSKPLTMRSMRYDLLLLENQVPFFVLESLFNLSFSSWGDDFPSFLEFTFHFFGWINRSSLNFNNNNRIRHFTDLIRTFHLQDPLPSRIIGKMIKHLPSVTELSEAGLRFKVLESESCLLKLEFSGRVLEIPQLVVEDGTETLFRNMLALEQCHYPFQTYITDYVDFLDFLVKTNRDVDILVQERVFLNRLGDTDSVATMINGLMKDITLPNISSQFLDLCTKLNAFHENPWRKLKSTLRRDYCRGPWQTAASTAAIILLILSFVQTFCSIFQVIHQ; encoded by the coding sequence ATGGCATACAACGGTGATGTTGTTAGGATCAATGTTGCGGAGATGCTGGAGGGGGCAAGGGCACCCGTAACTACTGAGTGTTGCATCTACAAAGTGCCGTTTAATATCCGAAGACACAACGAAGAAGCCTACACCCCAGAGGTTTTTTCTATTGGCCCTTTTCACCACCGCCATCCTCGCCTCCAAGACATGCAGAAACACAAACTCTTTTACTCCAAGGCTTTTCTCCAACGAACTCAAACAACTTCGGACAGTTTTATCGGCAAGATTGAAGAGATGGAGCCCGAGTTTCGTCGCTCTTATTCACACACTCTTGAGTTCAGCAAGGAGCAACTGGTCAAAATAATCTTTGTGGATTGTGCTTTCATACTTGAGCTCTTTTGCAGAGTCGGCAGTGGAGAATGGAAAGAGGACATGCATCTTTCAAAACCTTTGACGATGAGGAGCATGAGATATGATTTGTTGTTACTTGAGAACCAGGttcctttttttgttcttgAGAGTCTCTTTAATCTGTCCTTCTCTTCATGGGGCGATGACTTCCCTTCATTTCTTGAGTTTACGTTTCACTTTTTTGGATGGATCAATAGATCAAGCTTAAACTTTAACAATAACAACAGAATAAGGCACTTCACGGATCTGATAAGAACTTTCCACTTGCAAGATCCTCTGCCGTCTAGGATTATTGGTAAAATGATAAAACATCTTCCTAGTGTCACCGAGTTATCAGAAGCAGGATTGAGGTTTAAGGTTCTTGAAAGTGAGTCTTGTTTACTAAAGTTAGAATTTTCGGGACGGGTTCTTGAAATCCCGCAGTTGGTAGTGGAAGATGGGACTGAAACTTTGTTTCGTAATATGTTGGCATTGGAGCAGTGTCACTATCCTTTCCAAACTTACATTACGGACTACGTTGATTTTTTAGACTTCCTTGTAAAGACCAACAGAGATGTGGATATACTAGTTCAAGAGAGAGTCTTTCTTAATAGGCTAGGGGACACTGATTCTGTGGCTACCATGATTAATGGCCTTATGAAAGATATTACACTACCAAATATCAGTTCTCAATTCCTTGATCTCTGTACAAAGTTGAATGCTTTTCATGAAAATCCTTGGCGTAAGTTGAAGTCGACTCTGAGGCGAGATTATTGTAGAGGTCCTTGGCAAACTGCTGCTTCCACTGCAGCGAttattcttctcattctctcttttGTTCAAACATTTTGTTCTATCTTTCAAGTAATACATCAATAG
- the LOC114417298 gene encoding homeobox-leucine zipper protein HDG2-like isoform X2, protein MFQPNLMDALEMGQNTPESEIPRIREDEFDSATKSGSENHEGASGEDQDPRPNKKKRYHRHTQHQIQEMEAFFKECPHPDDKQRKELSRELGLEPLQVKFWFQNKRTQMKTQHERHENTNLRTENEKLRADNMRYREALSNASCPNCGGPTAIGEMSFDEHHLRLENARLREEIDRISAIAAKYVGKPVVNYSNISPSLPPRPLEIGVGGAGFGGQPGIGVDMYGAGDLLRSISGPTEADKPIIIELAVAAMEELIGMAQMGEPLWLTTLDGTSTMLNEDEYIRSFPRGIGPKPSGFKCEASRETAVVIMNHVNLVEILMDVNQWSTVFSGIVSRAMTLEVLSTGVAGNYNGALQVMTAELQLPTPLVPTRESYFVRYCKQHGDGTWAVVDVSLDNLRPSPSARCRRRPSGCLIQEMPNGYSKVTWVEHVEVDDRGVHNLYKQLVSSGHAFGAKRLVATLDRQCERLASAMATNIPTVDVGVITNQEGRKSMMKLAERMVISFCAGVSASTAHTWTTLSGTGADDVRVMTRKSVDDPGRPPGIVLSAATSFWLPVPPKRVFDFLRDENSRNEWDILSNGGVVQEMAHIANGRDTGNCVSLLRVNSANSSQSNMLILQESCTDSTGSFVIYAPVDIVAMNVVLNGGDPDYVALLPSGFAILPDGTTSHGSGGGVIGETSPSSGSLLTVAFQILVDSVPTAKLSLGSVATVNNLIACTVERIKASLSGEPA, encoded by the exons ATGTTCCAGCCGAACCTGATGGACGCGTTGGAGATGGGTCAGAACACTCCCGAGAGTGAGATTCCTCGAATCCGTGAGGATGAGTTCGACAGTGCCACCAAGTCCGGTAGTGAAAACCATGAAGGTGCCTCCGGTGAAGACCAAGACCCTCGTCCCAACAAAAAGAAACGTTACCACCGCCACACCCAACACCAGATCCAAGAAATGGAAGC TTTTTTCAAGGAGTGTCCGCACCCAGATGATAAGCAAAGGAAGGAACTGAGCAGGGAATTAGGGTTAGAGCCATTGCAGGTTAAGTTTTGGTTTCAGAACAAGCGTACTCAGATGAAG ACACAACACGAGCGGCACGAGAATACAAATCTTAGAACCGAAAACGAGAAGCTTCGAGCAGATAACATGAGGTATAGGGAGGCACTTAGCAATGCTTCGTGTCCCAATTGTGGTGGACCAACTGCTATAGGAGAAATGTCATTCGATGAACATCACTTGAGACTTGAAAACGCAAGGCTAAGAGAAGAG ATTGATCGGATTTCAGCAATTGCTGCAAAGTATGTAGGGAAGCCTGTGGtgaattattcaaatatttctccttctctccctcctcGTCCATTAGAAATTGGTGTTGGTGGTGCTGGTTTTGGAGGCCAACCAGGGATTGGTGTGGACATGTATGGAGCTGGGGATCTTCTTAGGTCAATCAGTGGACCCACTGAAGCTGATAAGCCAATAATCATAGAGCTAGCTGTTGCAGCTATGGAGGAGCTTATTGGAATGGCACAAATGGGTGAGCCTCTTTGGTTAACTACACTTGATGGCACATCCACTATGCTCAATGAGGATGAGTACATTAGGTCTTTTCCTCGAGGTATTGGTCCAAAACCTAGTGGCTTCAAATGTGAAGCTTCAAGAGAAACTGCTGTTGTTATCATGAACCATGTCAACCTCGTTGAGATTCTCATGGATGTG AACCAATGGTCCACAGTGTTCTCTGGTATAGTCTCAAGAGCCATGACTCTAGAAGTGTTATCAACAGGGGTTGCCGGGAACTACAATGGTGCCTTACAAGTG ATGACAGCAGAACTACAACTACCTACACCACTTGTGCCAACTCGTGAGAGTTATTTTGTAAGGTATTGTAAGCAACATGGAGATGGGACTTGGGCTGTTGTGGATGTTTCTTTGGATAATTTGCGCCCAAGTCCTTCAGCCAGATGTAGAAGAAGGCCTTCTGGCTGCCTAATTCAAGAAATGCCAAATGGCTATTCAAAG GTCACATGGGTTGAGCATGTGGAAGTGGATGATAGAGGTGTTCACAATCTTTACAAGCAGCTTGTTAGCTCCGGACATGCATTTGGTGCAAAACGTTTGGTGGCAACCTTAGATCGACAATGTGAAAGACTCGCTAGTGCCATGGCAACAAACATTCCCACTGTAGATGTTGGTG TGATAACAAACCAAGAAGGGAGAAAAAGCATGATGAAGCTGGCTGAAAGAATGGTGATAAGCTTTTGTGCTGGAGTGAGTGCTTCCACTGCTCACACATGGACAACACTCTCAGGGACAGGTGCTGATGATGTAAGGGTTATGACTCGAAAGAGTGTGGATGACCCTGGAAGACCCCCTGGCATTGTTCTCAGTGCTGCCACTTCTTTTTGGCTTCCTGTTCCTCCTAAACGAGTCTTTGACTTCCTCCGTGACGAAAACTCTAGGAATGAG TGGGATATTCTTTCCAATGGTGGAGTTGTCCAAGAAATGGCACACATTGCAAACGGAAGAGACACTGGAAACTGTGTATCTCTACTACGAGTAAAT AGTGCAAATTCAAGCCAGAGCAACATGTTGATATTACAAGAGAGTTGCACCGATTCAACAGGCTCTTTTGTAATTTATGCTCCAGTGGACATTGTTGCGATGAATGTGGTTCTAAACGGTGGAGACCCAGATTATGTGGCACTTCTTCCTTCAGGGTTTGCTATTCTCCCAGATGGAACCACATCGCATGGAAGTGGTGGTGGCGTCATTGGCGAAACTAGCCCTAGTAGTGGATCTCTCTTAACTGTTGCCTTTCAAATATTGGTCGATTCTGTTCCAACCGCTAAGCTTTCTCTTGGATCTGTGGCCACTGTCAACAATCTCATTGCATGCACTGTTGAGAGAATCAAGGCTTCTTTGTCTGGTGAACCTGCTTGA